The DNA segment CGCACAGACAAATTGTGCTTGGCGATTAACTGCGTTACCTAATTCCCGCAATAACCGAGCAATGCGTTCGGAGTCGTTGCTGCCATAACGCGCCGAATATATCCCTGGTGCGCCATTTAGGGCATCTACTGCCAAACCAGAATCGTCAGCGATCGCCCATTGTCCTGTGGCTTGAGCAATTTGGGACGCTTTGAGACAAGCATTGGCGGCAAAGGTTTCGCCTGTTTCTTCAATTTCTAATGCTTCTGGTTTAAGTGTTAATTCCCAACCAGAGTTGGCTAGATAAGCTTGGAGTTCGCGCAATTTACCGGGATTTCCTGTAGCTACTACGAGTAATTTAGTCATATATAATTCGTAATTCGTAATTCGTAATTCGTCAGGACTTACACAAAATTATGATAAAAAAATTATGAAAAAACGAACCGCATTCGCGCAGCGTATGCCCCCAGGGCTTTAGGACACAAAGGACACCAAGTCAAGAGGGTTTCAGAGAGTTCTTGCGTAAGTCCTGTTCGTAATTCGTAATTGGTAGTTCTCGATGCTGAGTTAAAAGTGCTGTGAGATTTTTTCTTCCCATTCAGCACTCAGCATTTATTCTGCCCAATTTTTTGCCCAAGCTAGGGTTTGATGGACTTGTTGAAGTGTTGAGGCTTCGCAATACAGGCGTAATACTGGTTCTGTACCGCTAAATCGAATCATTAACCAGCTG comes from the Nodularia sp. NIES-3585 genome and includes:
- the rdgB gene encoding RdgB/HAM1 family non-canonical purine NTP pyrophosphatase — encoded protein: MTKLLVVATGNPGKLRELQAYLANSGWELTLKPEALEIEETGETFAANACLKASQIAQATGQWAIADDSGLAVDALNGAPGIYSARYGSNDSERIARLLRELGNAVNRQAQFVCAVAIARPDGTIALESEGICRGEILHAPRGEGGFGYDPIFYVLEKQLTFAEMSRELKGSISHRGKALKALVPQLATLNI